From a single Desulfobaccales bacterium genomic region:
- a CDS encoding glycosyltransferase family 2 protein: MKLSVVIPSYKDPLLIKTIGSLLATSELGDRLEIIAVWDGYYPSFQLIDDPRVRYIHLGKNRGMRGAINAGVAVARGEFLMRADEHCLFAQGFDKAMTDACRPNWIMTARRYFLDPVQWKVMESEPPVDYEKLVVQGGVKFAGQRWMERGRRRHHKLIDKTMAMQGSCWVMPRKWWKDVIGELQTEGYGPLTQDSHEMVFKTWQAKGELMLHKGTWFAHKHRSFPRTHNGGTPENPADTKA; encoded by the coding sequence ATGAAATTGTCGGTGGTCATCCCCAGCTACAAGGATCCGCTGTTAATCAAGACGATTGGCAGCCTTCTGGCCACATCTGAGCTTGGGGACCGGTTGGAGATTATCGCCGTCTGGGATGGCTACTACCCGTCTTTTCAACTGATAGACGATCCAAGAGTGAGGTATATCCACCTAGGCAAAAACAGGGGCATGAGGGGCGCCATAAACGCCGGGGTTGCCGTGGCCCGGGGTGAGTTCTTGATGCGTGCGGATGAGCATTGCCTGTTCGCTCAGGGGTTCGATAAGGCTATGACCGATGCCTGTCGCCCGAACTGGATAATGACGGCCCGGCGGTACTTCCTGGACCCGGTACAATGGAAAGTGATGGAATCTGAGCCTCCGGTCGATTATGAAAAACTGGTGGTTCAGGGGGGCGTTAAATTTGCCGGGCAGCGTTGGATGGAACGGGGGCGACGGCGGCACCATAAACTGATCGACAAGACTATGGCGATGCAGGGATCCTGCTGGGTCATGCCCCGAAAATGGTGGAAGGACGTGATCGGCGAGTTACAGACCGAGGGGTATGGCCCCTTAACCCAAGATTCTCATGAAATGGTTTTCAAGACCTGGCAAGCTAAGGGCGAATTGATGCTGCACAAAGGAACCTGGTTTGCCCATAAACACCGGAGTTTCCCCCGCACTCACAATGGGGGCACCCCCGAAAACCCGGCGGACACCAAGGCCA
- a CDS encoding chitobiase/beta-hexosaminidase C-terminal domain-containing protein, translated as MFQFLTSNFLGGGHQKIAIANVVISLFANALTLIKPTSGTFSGKQATGVYISCVTGAIFYTFDGTAPATDGSTGHPLEIGDNMTVFGWDNVKRLQFIRQGAVSGAIIVTPLFSAVGVVVADLP; from the coding sequence ATGTTCCAATTTTTGACCAGTAATTTCCTGGGCGGAGGACATCAGAAAATTGCCATTGCAAATGTGGTGATTTCATTGTTTGCTAATGCCCTTACCCTGATAAAGCCAACATCAGGAACCTTTTCTGGCAAACAAGCAACTGGGGTTTATATAAGTTGTGTAACCGGTGCGATTTTTTATACCTTTGACGGCACCGCCCCCGCTACTGACGGTAGCACCGGGCACCCCCTTGAGATAGGGGACAATATGACGGTGTTTGGTTGGGATAATGTCAAACGCTTACAATTTATCCGGCAAGGTGCAGTTTCTGGGGCCATTATCGTGACACCGTTATTCAGCGCGGTCGGTGTCGTTGTGGCCGACCTGCCTTAA
- a CDS encoding phage major capsid protein, whose translation MALALDELNATTQEWWESGAQDVLYKGNVLIGTMLKDAKKWDGGTKIRQVLDYGQPMGGDFNATSVFNTNKVSTLTAATWTPGYYYEPVVYDIDDSVQNAGMAQEVDIVNQKLNKSAKHIRYNLAYDLYNSTGYGTSGRKLVGLLGMISSSATYGNIAVADLAEWVAGYANATAAPITFNIVDTLLLNCMVGDDAGDEPNLLVTTRTLFSSLRSQTLPHLRLEHGDLADMGFKNIDYLGNPIVRDYMCPTGYLFGLNKNYMGFRVHKDYNFKKTPWEKPIGQEKYAMYIEVVLQMICKRRDAHGYKSGLTA comes from the coding sequence ATGGCTTTGGCTCTTGACGAACTCAATGCAACAACCCAGGAGTGGTGGGAGAGTGGGGCCCAGGATGTTCTCTATAAGGGTAACGTCCTGATCGGCACCATGCTCAAGGATGCTAAGAAATGGGACGGCGGCACGAAGATTCGCCAGGTCCTTGATTACGGGCAACCCATGGGCGGCGACTTTAACGCGACCAGCGTGTTCAACACCAACAAGGTCAGCACCCTGACCGCGGCCACCTGGACCCCGGGCTATTACTACGAGCCGGTTGTCTACGACATCGACGACTCGGTGCAGAACGCCGGGATGGCCCAGGAAGTTGACATCGTGAACCAGAAACTCAACAAGTCGGCGAAGCATATCCGCTACAACCTGGCTTACGACCTGTATAACTCCACCGGGTACGGGACCAGTGGCCGGAAACTCGTAGGCCTGCTGGGCATGATCTCGTCCAGCGCCACCTACGGCAATATCGCTGTGGCCGACCTGGCTGAGTGGGTTGCCGGGTATGCCAACGCGACTGCGGCGCCCATCACCTTCAACATCGTGGATACCCTGCTGCTGAACTGCATGGTGGGTGATGATGCCGGTGATGAGCCGAACCTGCTCGTAACCACTCGGACCCTGTTCAGCTCCCTGCGGTCTCAGACCTTGCCGCACCTGCGTCTGGAGCACGGCGACCTGGCCGACATGGGGTTCAAGAACATCGACTACCTGGGCAATCCCATCGTGCGGGACTACATGTGCCCCACCGGGTACCTGTTCGGCCTCAACAAGAACTACATGGGGTTCCGGGTCCATAAGGACTACAACTTCAAGAAGACCCCGTGGGAGAAGCCGATTGGCCAGGAAAAATACGCCATGTATATCGAAGTCGTGCTTCAGATGATCTGCAAGCGCCGCGACGCCCATGGCTACAAATCCGGGCTGACCGCCTAA
- a CDS encoding zinc ribbon domain-containing protein, which produces MPTYTYQCRDCDHTIEHICKIAERPEVITCACSGQMRQIIVAPAIQVDTIQDTPWLRDFARTRKEARFGGKPIETRTEYRQYLKDHNLRDPHKGENITEI; this is translated from the coding sequence ATGCCGACCTACACGTACCAGTGCCGGGATTGCGACCACACGATAGAGCATATCTGCAAAATTGCGGAGCGCCCGGAAGTTATAACCTGCGCCTGCTCGGGTCAAATGCGCCAAATTATCGTTGCCCCGGCTATTCAGGTCGATACCATCCAGGACACGCCCTGGCTCCGGGACTTCGCCCGAACCCGCAAGGAGGCCCGGTTCGGTGGTAAGCCTATTGAGACACGGACGGAGTACCGGCAGTATTTGAAAGATCATAACCTGAGAGATCCCCATAAGGGTGAGAATATTACGGAGATATGA